One genomic window of Magnolia sinica isolate HGM2019 chromosome 3, MsV1, whole genome shotgun sequence includes the following:
- the LOC131241365 gene encoding uncharacterized protein LOC131241365, which produces MCKEGLQDILKRVQDQKLVAGETLVLKNKKQIKKITKVIIKDPVHAKTKGSEKRLISEREKVARKKDKRRCNGCRKWGPGHDKRNCPIWKKLIRSPTCQEPSMNEVDMREEPSYDEVDMREEPSDDEVDMQEEPSDDEADMHEETLNDEVETLGHDTPLF; this is translated from the exons ATGTGTAAAGAAGGGCTACAAGATATTCTCAAACGAGTTCAAGATCAAAAGTTGGTTGCTGGTGAGACATTGGTGcttaaaaataagaaacaaataaagaaaattacTAAAGTAATCATTAAAGACCCGGTGCATGCTAAAACTAAAGGAAGTGAAAAAAGATTAATTTCTGAAAGGGAAAAGGTTGCTCGTAAGAAAGATAAAAGAAGATGCAATGGATGTAGGAAGTGGGGTCCTGGCCATGACAAACGTAATTGTCCAATATGGAAAAAACT AATAAGATCTCCCACGTGCCAAGAACCATCAATGAATGAAGTTGATATGCGTGAAGAACCATCATATGACGAGGTTGATATGCGTGAAGAACCATCGGATGACGAGGTTGATATGCAAGAAGAACCATCGGATGACGAGGCTGATATGCATGAAGAAACATTAAATGATGAGGTGGAGACGTTAGGTCATGACACACCACTATTTTAA